From Leptotrichia wadei, one genomic window encodes:
- the sufU gene encoding Fe-S cluster assembly sulfur transfer protein SufU, giving the protein MNLEKIYQQTILEYSRRRELNREIENPTFAERGHNPNCGDDLTLEIKTDENDIITDAAFIGSGCAISTASMAMLIDLIKGKSMEEAKEKVDLFFKMMKQEEKLTSEESKKLGDAVLMEYVAQMPARVKCATLSWHSLKVIVEKSGK; this is encoded by the coding sequence ATGAATTTAGAGAAAATTTATCAGCAGACAATATTAGAATACAGTAGACGTAGAGAATTAAACCGTGAAATTGAAAATCCGACTTTTGCTGAAAGGGGGCATAATCCAAACTGCGGAGATGACTTAACTTTGGAAATAAAAACTGATGAAAATGATATAATAACAGATGCCGCATTTATCGGTTCTGGATGTGCCATTTCAACAGCTTCTATGGCTATGCTGATTGACTTGATAAAAGGAAAGTCGATGGAAGAGGCAAAAGAAAAGGTAGATTTATTTTTTAAAATGATGAAGCAAGAGGAAAAGCTGACAAGTGAAGAAAGTAAAAAGCTAGGAGATGCAGTACTTATGGAGTATGTAGCTCAAATGCCTGCAAGAGTCAAATGTGCTACGTTAAGCTGGCATTCGTTAAAAGTAATTGTAGAAAAGAGTGGAAAATAA